In the Chlorobium limicola DSM 245 genome, one interval contains:
- a CDS encoding cell division ATP-binding protein FtsE — translation MISFVSVDLELNKKPIFRNLNLSVQSGELVYIVGKSGSGKTTLLKSLYMEIQPKKGEIQIAGYNSRTIRKRQIPHLRRKLGIVFQDFRLLEDRNIYDNLAFVLKVTGTKEKLIKEKVAHALQSVGLEHAARQMPLNLSGGEQQRVAIARAIVREPLVILADEPTGNLDPDTSIEILEYLKRINQKGITTLIGTHDYELVRHSPSRTLQISDMNLAESCLVESETGYRPALTTGTKTAETGL, via the coding sequence ATGATTTCATTCGTCAGCGTTGACCTTGAGCTCAACAAAAAGCCCATATTCCGGAATCTGAACCTGAGCGTTCAGTCCGGTGAACTGGTCTATATCGTCGGAAAAAGCGGCAGCGGCAAAACGACGCTCCTGAAGTCGCTCTATATGGAAATCCAGCCTAAAAAGGGAGAGATCCAGATCGCCGGATACAACTCCCGTACCATCAGAAAAAGACAGATCCCGCATCTGCGCAGAAAGCTGGGCATCGTTTTCCAGGATTTCCGTCTGCTCGAAGATCGCAATATATACGACAATCTTGCTTTTGTGCTGAAAGTGACAGGAACAAAGGAGAAGCTTATCAAGGAAAAGGTTGCGCATGCCCTGCAAAGCGTAGGCCTGGAGCATGCAGCAAGGCAGATGCCGCTGAACCTTTCAGGAGGAGAGCAGCAGCGGGTCGCCATAGCGAGGGCTATTGTGCGTGAGCCTCTGGTAATACTGGCCGACGAACCAACCGGAAACCTCGACCCGGATACTTCTATCGAAATTCTTGAGTACCTGAAACGAATCAATCAGAAAGGAATCACGACACTTATCGGAACGCACGACTACGAACTGGTGCGCCACTCCCCGTCAAGAACCCTTCAGATCAGCGACATGAACCTTGCCGAATCATGTCTGGTCGAGTCGGAAACAGGATACCGACCGGCTCTGACAACAGGCACAAAAACTGCTGAAACCGGTTTATAA
- a CDS encoding tetratricopeptide repeat protein, with translation MMNNPAGILFAVLTVLLFAACPVYAGDEADAYFSSGSSKFDKKDYAGAIADFTRTVQLDAKASRAYHNRGIAKMKIGDRPGAIQDFIRVIEIDPQLAEAFLDGKDGASGREDEKESAVDPARVYPADLVPAYAFAFDNRGLLKYIQGDYKGAIDDFTVAIALDPKCALPYKHRGYAKNDLQDYPAAIEDYSRAIKLDKKSGEVYRERGLAKELAGDTEGAFADFKKAAKLGDEISDKKLKDREVSEES, from the coding sequence ATGATGAACAATCCTGCAGGAATTCTTTTTGCCGTGCTGACCGTATTGCTCTTCGCCGCATGTCCGGTCTATGCCGGGGATGAAGCGGACGCTTATTTTTCTTCCGGCAGTTCGAAGTTCGATAAAAAGGATTATGCCGGCGCCATTGCGGATTTTACCAGAACTGTCCAGCTCGATGCAAAAGCCTCGCGGGCTTACCATAACAGGGGAATCGCAAAAATGAAAATCGGCGACAGGCCGGGAGCAATACAGGACTTCATAAGGGTTATCGAGATTGACCCGCAGCTTGCAGAGGCTTTTCTCGACGGGAAAGATGGCGCTTCGGGCCGGGAAGATGAAAAGGAGAGTGCGGTTGATCCTGCAAGGGTGTATCCTGCCGATCTTGTCCCCGCATATGCATTCGCTTTCGATAACCGAGGATTGCTGAAATATATCCAGGGGGACTACAAGGGGGCAATCGATGATTTTACGGTGGCTATCGCTCTCGATCCGAAATGCGCATTGCCATATAAACATCGCGGTTATGCAAAGAACGACCTGCAGGATTATCCGGCGGCGATCGAGGATTATTCCAGGGCGATCAAGCTCGATAAAAAATCCGGGGAGGTTTACCGCGAGAGGGGGCTTGCAAAAGAACTGGCCGGTGATACGGAGGGCGCTTTCGCTGATTTTAAAAAAGCGGCGAAGCTTGGCGACGAGATTTCCGATAAAAAGCTTAAAGACCGGGAGGTTTCGGAAGAGTCGTGA
- a CDS encoding DEAD/DEAH box helicase, with product MQFRSLAIIEPILQAIEEEGYQTPTPIQAEAIPLILDGNDLLGCAQTGTGKTAAFAIPVLQLLNAVKTNEKKRKIRSLIITPTRELAIQIGESFKAYGRHTGLTSTVIFGGVNQNPQTASLQKGIDILIATPGRLLDLMNQGHLHLRNIEFFVLDEADRMLDMGFIHDIRKILAELPKKKQSLFFSATMPPEITRLAASILHNPVEVSVTPVSSTVEIINQQIFFVDKGNKNNLLVHLLKNQDIKTALVFTRTKHGADKVVKYLLKHDITAAAIHGNKAQNARQRALTNFKEQTMRVLVATDIAARGIDVDELEYVINFDMSNIAETYVHRIGRTGRAGAKGTAISFCDAEEKEYLRDVEKLIAKKIPVVESHPFPLIDHNPVKTPKQQGRGNSGHPGPKPPAKSASKRWSSNPRKAR from the coding sequence ATGCAATTCAGATCATTAGCCATAATCGAACCGATTTTACAAGCGATAGAAGAAGAAGGCTACCAGACACCGACTCCCATTCAGGCAGAAGCAATACCGCTGATTCTCGACGGCAACGACCTTCTCGGCTGTGCACAGACCGGAACGGGAAAAACTGCCGCATTCGCAATTCCCGTTCTGCAGCTGCTCAACGCAGTAAAAACCAATGAGAAAAAAAGAAAGATCCGAAGCCTGATCATTACCCCGACCAGAGAGCTGGCCATTCAGATCGGAGAAAGCTTCAAGGCATACGGACGACATACCGGGCTCACCAGTACGGTAATTTTTGGCGGAGTCAACCAGAACCCGCAAACAGCCTCTCTGCAAAAAGGAATCGATATCCTGATTGCAACACCTGGCCGTCTGCTTGACCTGATGAACCAGGGCCATCTGCATCTGCGCAATATTGAGTTTTTCGTTCTGGATGAAGCGGACCGCATGCTTGACATGGGTTTTATTCACGACATAAGAAAAATCCTTGCCGAACTGCCTAAAAAGAAGCAATCGCTCTTCTTTTCAGCAACCATGCCTCCCGAAATCACCAGGCTTGCCGCATCGATTCTGCACAATCCCGTAGAGGTCTCGGTAACACCGGTCTCTTCGACTGTCGAGATCATCAATCAACAGATATTCTTCGTCGATAAAGGCAATAAAAACAACCTGCTGGTCCATTTGCTGAAAAATCAGGACATCAAAACAGCACTCGTATTTACCCGTACCAAGCACGGAGCCGACAAGGTGGTAAAATACCTTCTGAAACACGATATCACAGCAGCGGCCATCCATGGCAACAAGGCTCAGAATGCACGACAGCGCGCCCTGACGAACTTCAAGGAACAAACCATGAGGGTTCTTGTGGCAACCGATATTGCCGCAAGGGGCATCGATGTGGACGAACTGGAATATGTGATCAATTTCGACATGTCGAATATTGCCGAAACCTATGTCCATCGTATAGGACGCACCGGAAGGGCCGGCGCGAAGGGTACCGCGATTTCATTCTGTGACGCCGAGGAAAAAGAGTACCTCCGCGACGTGGAAAAACTGATCGCCAAGAAAATTCCGGTTGTGGAATCGCATCCGTTCCCCCTGATCGATCACAATCCGGTTAAAACCCCCAAACAGCAGGGACGGGGAAACTCGGGCCATCCCGGCCCGAAACCACCGGCAAAGAGCGCTTCGAAACGATGGTCGAGTAATCCGAGAAAGGCAAGGTAG
- a CDS encoding vitamin B12-dependent ribonucleotide reductase yields MKISRMFTSPGENVYDRFEYTLRSSVLRNTDGSKVFEMNDIEVPKHWSQVAADILAQKYFRKTGVPRRDAEGKVLLDEHGRPVTGSERSIKEVVHRLAGCWREWGENNRYFDTPDDARAFYDEVAYMLLRQMGAPNSPQWFNTGLNFAYGIDGPAQGHFYVDPATQEVRESEDAYSRPQAHACFIQSVNDDLVNEGGIFDLAVREARVFKFGSGSGTNYSNLRSSGEKLSGGGSSSGLMSFLKIFDSAAGAIKSGGTTRRAAKMVIVDIDHPDVERFIEWKAREEDKVAALVAGSRICSRFLKAIVDEAIANGSDRSENLNLQLLIKNALARAVPMNYIVRVLALVDQGYTTLDFEEYDTHYESEAYQTVGGQNSNNTVRVTNAFMKAVENDDMWALRERTTDKTARAVRARDLWEKVLMSAWKCADPGLQFDTTINEWHTCPQSGRINASNPCSEYMFLDDTACNLASLNLIHFVDESTGKIRVRELLHASALWTVVLEISVLMAHFPSKDIARLSYEYRTLGLGFANLGTVLMVLGIPYDSPKALALAGAISALMTGQAYVTSAEMAKDLGAFAGYAANSKDMLRVIRNHRRAAHNLSEEEYEGLSVKPRGIDSEYCPTELFEAAGKIWDEALQKGKKHGFRNAQVSVIAPTGTIGLVMDCDTTGVEPEFAIVKFKKLAGGGYFKIVNQSVHKALERLGYTSAQIDDIEKYCKGHGTLSGCPTISRQWLKSRGFTDEKIEQVELQLETVFDIRFAFNKWILGEEFCLSLGFTDEQLNSPDFDMLQALGATGQDAEAANDYICGTMTIEGAPHLKHEHLPVFDCASRCGKKGERYITHMAHVHMMSAVQPFISGAISKTVNMPGTATTVEIGDVYRSAWQHMVKAITIYRDGSKLSQPLNISSYRDLDEIIMLGTEETLDETKGPREVQERIIERVFHRSERRLLPKRRKGYIREAYVGGHKVFLRTGEYEDGSLGEVFIDMYKEGASFKGLLNCFAVLASKALQYGMPLEELVDSFTFTRFEPAGTVQGHNAIKNSTSILDYVFRSIGYDYLGRKDFVHVKAVDEVPEGGDIEEKAKNNGSAVHEPQLSHAAGQQHVTSEYAASLKTQVLQAKVQGYTGEQCENCGSMRVKQNGTCKVCEDCGTTTGCS; encoded by the coding sequence GTGAAAATATCCCGTATGTTTACCTCTCCTGGAGAGAATGTCTATGACCGTTTCGAGTATACCCTCCGTTCATCCGTGCTGCGCAATACCGATGGCTCGAAGGTGTTTGAGATGAACGATATCGAAGTGCCGAAACACTGGTCGCAGGTTGCTGCCGATATTCTTGCCCAGAAATATTTTCGCAAGACAGGGGTTCCCAGGCGCGATGCGGAAGGCAAGGTACTGCTCGATGAACATGGCCGCCCGGTAACCGGCAGTGAACGCTCCATCAAGGAGGTGGTGCATCGTTTGGCAGGGTGCTGGAGGGAGTGGGGCGAAAACAACCGCTACTTCGACACTCCTGACGACGCCCGGGCCTTTTACGATGAGGTCGCATACATGCTGCTTCGTCAGATGGGTGCTCCGAACTCGCCGCAATGGTTTAACACCGGACTGAACTTCGCTTACGGTATTGACGGTCCCGCCCAGGGGCATTTCTATGTAGATCCGGCAACACAGGAGGTGCGTGAGTCTGAAGACGCTTATTCCCGTCCGCAGGCACACGCCTGTTTCATTCAGTCGGTCAATGACGATCTGGTCAACGAAGGCGGCATATTTGATCTTGCCGTTCGCGAAGCAAGGGTTTTCAAGTTCGGCAGCGGATCGGGCACAAACTATTCGAATCTTCGGTCATCCGGTGAAAAACTCAGCGGTGGCGGGAGTTCATCGGGATTGATGAGTTTTCTCAAAATTTTCGATTCGGCGGCAGGAGCCATCAAATCGGGAGGAACGACTCGCCGTGCCGCTAAAATGGTTATTGTCGATATCGATCATCCGGACGTCGAGAGATTTATCGAGTGGAAAGCACGGGAAGAGGACAAGGTTGCCGCGCTGGTCGCCGGTTCGAGAATCTGTTCCCGCTTTCTGAAAGCTATTGTCGATGAAGCCATTGCCAACGGTTCCGATCGTTCCGAAAATCTGAACCTCCAGCTGCTCATCAAAAATGCCCTTGCCAGAGCCGTGCCCATGAATTATATCGTCAGGGTGCTTGCCCTGGTCGATCAGGGCTATACCACGCTTGACTTCGAAGAGTATGATACCCATTACGAATCCGAAGCGTACCAGACTGTCGGCGGCCAGAATTCGAACAATACGGTCAGGGTCACCAACGCCTTCATGAAAGCGGTCGAGAACGACGACATGTGGGCGCTTCGCGAGCGTACCACCGATAAAACGGCAAGGGCGGTAAGAGCTCGCGATCTCTGGGAAAAAGTTCTCATGAGCGCATGGAAGTGCGCCGATCCCGGTCTCCAGTTCGACACCACCATCAACGAGTGGCACACCTGTCCGCAGAGCGGAAGGATCAACGCCAGCAACCCCTGCAGCGAGTACATGTTCCTCGACGACACCGCCTGTAATCTGGCCAGCCTCAACCTGATTCACTTCGTCGATGAATCGACCGGAAAGATCAGGGTCAGGGAGCTGCTGCACGCTTCGGCGCTCTGGACCGTGGTGCTGGAGATATCGGTGCTGATGGCGCATTTCCCATCGAAGGATATCGCCCGCCTCAGCTACGAGTACCGCACGCTCGGTCTTGGCTTTGCCAATCTCGGCACGGTGCTTATGGTGCTCGGCATTCCTTACGATTCGCCAAAAGCACTTGCGCTTGCCGGTGCGATTTCAGCGCTTATGACCGGTCAGGCTTATGTCACCTCTGCGGAAATGGCAAAAGACCTCGGCGCGTTTGCCGGCTATGCGGCCAACTCCAAAGATATGCTGCGTGTGATCCGCAACCATCGTCGTGCGGCCCATAATCTTTCCGAAGAGGAGTACGAAGGACTTAGCGTCAAGCCTCGCGGGATCGACTCGGAATACTGTCCGACAGAGCTTTTTGAAGCTGCCGGAAAAATCTGGGACGAGGCTCTGCAGAAGGGCAAGAAACACGGGTTTCGCAACGCGCAGGTCAGCGTTATCGCTCCTACCGGCACCATCGGTCTCGTTATGGACTGCGACACTACCGGCGTCGAACCTGAATTCGCCATTGTCAAGTTCAAGAAACTTGCCGGAGGCGGCTATTTCAAAATCGTCAACCAGTCGGTGCACAAAGCGCTTGAAAGGCTTGGCTATACCAGTGCACAGATAGACGATATCGAAAAGTACTGCAAGGGTCACGGAACGCTTTCCGGATGCCCGACCATCAGCCGCCAGTGGCTGAAGAGCAGGGGATTCACCGACGAGAAGATCGAGCAGGTCGAGTTGCAGCTTGAAACCGTTTTCGATATCCGGTTCGCTTTCAATAAATGGATTCTCGGTGAGGAGTTCTGTCTTTCGCTGGGCTTTACCGATGAACAGCTCAACAGCCCTGATTTCGATATGCTGCAGGCGCTCGGAGCTACCGGTCAGGATGCCGAAGCCGCCAATGACTACATCTGCGGCACCATGACCATCGAAGGTGCGCCTCATCTGAAGCATGAACACCTGCCGGTGTTCGATTGCGCAAGCCGCTGCGGCAAAAAAGGTGAACGATATATCACGCATATGGCACATGTCCATATGATGTCCGCCGTCCAACCGTTTATTTCGGGTGCGATTTCGAAAACCGTCAATATGCCCGGAACGGCTACAACAGTTGAAATAGGGGATGTATATCGCTCCGCCTGGCAGCACATGGTCAAGGCGATAACCATCTATCGTGACGGATCGAAACTGTCGCAGCCGCTCAATATTTCAAGCTACAGGGATCTTGACGAGATCATCATGCTCGGCACCGAGGAGACGCTCGACGAAACGAAAGGACCTCGAGAGGTTCAGGAGCGCATTATCGAACGGGTTTTTCACCGTTCCGAGCGCAGACTTCTTCCGAAAAGACGCAAGGGGTATATCCGTGAAGCCTATGTGGGAGGACACAAGGTGTTTCTTCGTACCGGAGAGTATGAAGATGGATCGCTCGGAGAGGTTTTTATTGATATGTACAAAGAGGGGGCTTCCTTCAAGGGACTGTTGAACTGTTTTGCCGTGCTTGCCTCGAAAGCCCTGCAGTACGGCATGCCGCTCGAGGAGCTTGTGGACAGCTTTACCTTTACCCGCTTTGAGCCAGCCGGAACCGTGCAGGGTCACAATGCCATCAAAAACTCCACCTCGATTCTCGATTACGTGTTTCGTTCGATCGGTTACGACTATCTCGGCCGCAAGGATTTCGTCCATGTAAAGGCCGTCGATGAAGTTCCTGAGGGCGGAGATATTGAAGAAAAAGCAAAAAATAACGGTTCAGCCGTTCATGAACCGCAACTGTCGCATGCTGCCGGACAGCAGCATGTGACGTCGGAGTACGCAGCGAGTCTGAAAACTCAGGTTTTGCAGGCCAAGGTTCAGGGTTACACCGGGGAGCAGTGCGAAAACTGCGGTTCGATGCGGGTGAAGCAGAACGGTACCTGCAAGGTTTGTGAGGATTGCGGGACAACGACCGGTTGTTCCTGA
- a CDS encoding 3-deoxy-D-manno-octulosonic acid transferase has protein sequence MRGFALKTYSFISPALFAAIRPFSRFNSRLRTFTAVRNKLFEELEVKLQSLSTPSYRLWVHAASVGEFEQARPIIASLQAAYPDLTVFVSFLSDSGYNARKNFSGASAVFYLPIDTPGNAKRLLSLLKPDLLMLMRYDFWPNHLLAAREAGTRMILAAAVLQENSQYFKPLLRGFYRSLFNLFDHIYTVSAKDTRAFREVFGCRQAETAGDPRFDQVVLRSRNTEKVSRLKLLYENRTVLLAGSVWPPDEALLLQAWLQLEKRPSLILVPHQVDPENMQRLCRELENRKISFMKASAIDRSFDPEQQVLLIDRTGYLAELYRLGSIAYIGGGFGVNVHNTLEPAVYGIPVLFGPRYHNSPEARELLLAGGATVIHDDTSLFTVLKNLTDDCSQRKTQGAAAAAFVQQRTGATALISGYIEKDYLKWKKKELQRPQR, from the coding sequence ATGCGCGGATTCGCACTGAAAACATACAGCTTCATAAGCCCCGCTCTTTTTGCTGCCATCAGGCCCTTCAGCCGTTTCAACTCCCGACTGCGCACGTTTACCGCGGTTCGTAACAAACTGTTCGAAGAACTTGAAGTGAAACTGCAATCCCTCTCGACGCCATCCTACCGGCTCTGGGTACATGCGGCATCGGTCGGAGAGTTTGAACAGGCCCGTCCGATCATAGCCTCACTGCAGGCAGCATACCCGGACCTTACGGTTTTCGTCTCCTTTCTTTCAGATTCAGGCTACAATGCCCGCAAAAACTTTTCCGGCGCATCAGCAGTCTTCTACCTTCCGATCGACACGCCTGGCAATGCGAAACGCCTTCTCTCATTGCTGAAACCCGATCTCCTCATGCTGATGCGCTACGACTTCTGGCCGAATCATCTGCTCGCAGCAAGAGAAGCGGGAACCCGTATGATACTTGCCGCAGCGGTGCTCCAGGAAAACTCACAGTACTTCAAACCCCTGCTGCGGGGATTTTACCGAAGCCTGTTCAACCTGTTCGATCATATCTACACCGTTTCAGCAAAGGATACCCGCGCATTCCGGGAGGTGTTCGGCTGCCGGCAGGCTGAAACCGCAGGTGATCCCCGTTTCGATCAGGTAGTTCTGCGCTCCCGCAACACCGAAAAGGTCTCCCGCCTGAAGCTGCTGTATGAAAACCGCACGGTTCTTCTTGCAGGCAGTGTCTGGCCGCCGGACGAAGCCTTACTGCTTCAGGCGTGGCTGCAGCTCGAAAAAAGACCTTCCCTGATCCTGGTGCCGCATCAGGTGGATCCGGAGAACATGCAGCGGCTCTGCCGTGAACTGGAAAACCGGAAAATCTCCTTCATGAAGGCATCGGCTATCGACCGCTCGTTCGATCCGGAACAGCAGGTGCTCCTCATCGACCGTACCGGGTATCTTGCCGAACTTTACCGGCTCGGATCCATTGCCTACATCGGCGGAGGATTCGGGGTAAATGTGCATAACACCCTCGAACCCGCGGTTTACGGCATTCCTGTACTTTTCGGCCCCCGATACCATAACTCTCCGGAAGCCCGGGAACTTCTCCTCGCCGGAGGAGCAACCGTCATTCATGACGATACATCACTCTTCACCGTCCTGAAAAACCTGACGGACGATTGTTCGCAGCGAAAAACGCAGGGCGCTGCTGCCGCAGCATTCGTGCAGCAGCGAACCGGAGCGACTGCACTGATATCCGGATACATCGAAAAGGATTATCTCAAATGGAAAAAAAAAGAACTCCAGCGGCCACAGCGTTAA
- a CDS encoding DUF4293 domain-containing protein: MLARVQSLYLLIAGLLAAASMSVPFWSFSTDRLVFFTDFGAVQAAGLFQVTASYAAGIFSPLTAIVSIAAIFLYKNRALQGKLIVLAVLLFMVDLLSGLTAAHFLNQYFRSMYPEMAHKPEAGMFMMLPEPVLFWMALKGIKKDDKIVNAYKRL; this comes from the coding sequence ATGTTAGCCAGAGTTCAATCCCTTTACCTCCTTATTGCCGGATTACTTGCCGCTGCAAGTATGTCTGTTCCGTTCTGGAGCTTCAGCACTGACCGGCTTGTTTTTTTTACCGATTTCGGAGCCGTTCAAGCTGCCGGACTTTTTCAGGTAACGGCCAGCTATGCCGCAGGCATCTTCTCTCCATTGACCGCGATTGTATCGATTGCCGCTATTTTTCTCTACAAAAACAGAGCGCTGCAGGGAAAACTTATTGTCCTTGCAGTTCTGTTGTTCATGGTCGACCTGTTGTCCGGATTGACGGCAGCGCATTTTCTGAACCAGTATTTCCGGAGCATGTACCCGGAGATGGCTCATAAACCGGAAGCAGGTATGTTCATGATGCTGCCGGAACCGGTGCTTTTCTGGATGGCGCTGAAAGGCATCAAAAAGGACGACAAAATTGTCAATGCCTACAAACGTCTTTGA
- the pdxA gene encoding 4-hydroxythreonine-4-phosphate dehydrogenase PdxA — MQIVWSVGDIHGIGPEIVLKTFLKIRETEHSFLVVGSYNALEYYRKTLDLPVELEPVRDARSVEKLCRTRCRVLPVLSVAEPETITPGTISAEAGRIAMLSVATAAELCRQKVCDALVTAPIHKEAVALAGFKETGHTGFLAKLFGISSPTMMFFDPVTKLRVALATIHEPLEKVPALIRQMDLAGFLENLARSLKTDFGIERPRMAVLGLNPHASDGGIMGNEEKEIIIPALESLEGLLEVEGPFPADGFFGAGRYRKYDMVIAMYHDQGLLPFKVLAFDTGVNVTLGLPIVRTSPDHGTSFDIAGTGKASERSCYEATILAITIARNRKQTEQSS; from the coding sequence ATGCAAATAGTATGGTCAGTCGGAGATATACACGGTATCGGACCAGAAATCGTTCTGAAGACTTTTCTCAAAATACGGGAAACGGAACACTCCTTTCTTGTCGTCGGTTCGTATAACGCTCTGGAGTATTACCGGAAAACGCTCGACCTGCCGGTGGAACTTGAACCGGTACGTGATGCACGATCAGTTGAAAAACTTTGCAGAACACGCTGCAGAGTGCTGCCGGTATTGAGCGTAGCAGAGCCTGAAACGATCACTCCCGGCACGATTTCGGCAGAGGCAGGCCGTATCGCCATGCTCTCTGTCGCCACTGCCGCCGAACTTTGCCGACAGAAAGTCTGTGATGCGCTTGTAACCGCACCGATACATAAGGAGGCTGTCGCTCTTGCGGGTTTCAAGGAAACCGGTCATACGGGTTTTCTTGCAAAACTGTTCGGCATAAGTTCACCGACCATGATGTTTTTCGACCCGGTGACGAAACTCAGGGTGGCGCTTGCCACGATTCATGAACCGCTCGAAAAAGTCCCCGCACTCATCAGGCAGATGGACCTTGCGGGCTTTCTTGAAAACCTTGCGCGCTCGCTGAAAACCGATTTCGGTATCGAGCGGCCTCGCATGGCCGTGCTCGGGCTCAACCCGCATGCGTCGGATGGCGGAATAATGGGAAATGAAGAAAAAGAGATCATAATACCTGCCCTTGAGAGCCTTGAAGGACTCCTGGAGGTTGAAGGCCCCTTCCCTGCCGACGGTTTTTTCGGCGCCGGACGGTATCGAAAGTACGATATGGTCATAGCTATGTATCACGATCAGGGGCTGCTGCCTTTCAAGGTGCTGGCGTTCGATACCGGCGTAAACGTAACGCTCGGTCTTCCGATCGTACGCACCTCGCCCGATCACGGAACGAGTTTCGATATAGCCGGAACGGGTAAAGCCTCCGAACGAAGCTGTTACGAAGCGACGATACTTGCCATAACCATAGCACGGAACAGAAAACAAACAGAACAATCATCATGA